The DNA window GCTCCGCGAACACCAACGACCTCCGCGGCAAGATCCTGCGGATCACCGTACGCCCCGACGGGTCGTACACCGTGCCGGCGGGCAACATGTTCCCGGAGGCCCAGGACCCCGGTGACAGGACCCGGCCGGAGATCCACGCGATGGGCTTCCGGAACCCGTTCCGGATCACCCTCGACAAGAACGACGTCGCCTACCTCACCGACTACTCCCCCGACTCCTCCACCGCCGCCGTCGGGCGGGGCCGGCCGGCACCGGCCGGATGATGGTGGTCGACAAGCCGGCGAACTACGGCTGGCCGATGTGCGTGCAGCCGAACCTGCCGTACATCGAGATGAACTGGACGACCAACCCGATCTCGTCGGTCGCGCCGTTCGACTGCGCGGCGCCGAAGAACACCTCCCGGCACAACACGGGCCTGACGGACCTGCCGCGGGTGGAGAAGTCCGAGCTGTGGTACTCGTTCCAGGCGCCGACCCCGTGCCCGGAGTCGCACCTGTCGACGCCGACGCAGACCTGCCCCCGGTGTCGCCGCCGGCCCTGCCCGGCTGGCACGGGTTCGGCGTCCGCGACGTGCTCGCCGCCGAGCTGGGCTGTCCGGTGCTGGTCGACAACGACGCGAACGTGATGGCGCTCGGCGAGCAGCACGCCGGCACCGGCCGCGCCTTCGACGACTTCCTCTACCTCAAGCTCGGCACCGCCATCGGCTGCGGCACGGTGCTCGGCGGGACGCTGCACCGGGGCGCCACCAGCGGCGCGGGCGGCATCGCCCACCTGCGCCTCGGCGACGAGGACGGCCCGCTGTGCGGGTGCGGCGAGAGCGGCTGCCTGGAGGCGTACTGCGGGGACGACGCCCTGGTCCGGGACGCCCTGGCCGCCGCCGAGGCCGGACGGTCGCCGGCGCTCGCCGCCCGGTTGGCCGAGGCCGGCGGGCTCACCGTGGCCGACGTGGCCCGCGCGACCACCGCGGGCGACCCGGCCGCGCAGACCCTGGTACGCGAGGCCGCGCGCCACGTCGCCCGCGTCCTGGTCGGCCTGGTGAACTTCGTCAACCCGGGCATCGTGATCATCGGAGGGACGGCGCCCGGCGTGGGCCCGACGATGCTGGCCGAGATCCGGTCGGTGGTCTACCGCCGGTCGCCCCCGCTGGCCACCGGCAGCCTGCCGATCGTTCTGTCCGACCTGGGCGACCGGGCCTGGCGTGGTGGGCGGCGCCCGGTCCCGGCTCGGCCGGGCCCGCGTCCCCGGGCTCACTCCGGTTCGGCGGGCCCCCGTCCCCGGACTCGGCCCGGTTCGGCGGGCCCCGTCCGCTCGGGCTCACTCCGGCTCGGCCGGGCCCGCGTCCCCGGGCTCACTCCGGTTCGGCGGGCCCCCGTCCCCGGACTCGGCCCGGTTCGGCGGGCCCCCGTCCGCTCGGGCTCAGTCCGGTTCGGCGGGCCCGCGTCCCCGGATTCAGTCCGGTTCGGCGGGCCCGCGTCCCTGGATTCACTCCGGTTCGGCGGGCCCCCGTCCGTTCGGGCTCAGTCCCGGCTGCTGCTGAACGCCGCGTCGAAGGCGGCCGTGGGGGCGTCGAAGGCCAGCCGCCGGACGAACTGGAGCGCCTCGGGCGCCCCGACCAGGCGGTCCATCCCGGCGTCCTCCCACTCGATGGAGATCGGACCGGCGTACCCGATGGCGTTGAGCGCCCGGAAGCAGTCCTCCCACGGCACGTCGCCGTGGCCGGTGGAGACGAAGTCCCAGCCGCGGCGCATGTCAGCCCAGGGCAGGTGGGACGACAACCGGCCGCGCCGGCCGTCGCCGGTACGCACCTTCGCGTCCTTGCAGTCGACGTGGTACATCCGGTCGGCGAAGTCGAAGATGAAGTTCACCGGGTCCAGTTCCTGCCACACGAAGTGCGACGGGTCCCAGTTCAGCCCGAACGCGGGCCGGTGCCCGATCGCCTCCAGCGTCCGCTTGGTCGTCCAGTAGTCGTACGCGATCTCGCTGGGGTGGACCTCGTGGGCGAAGCGGACGCCCACCTCGTCGAACACGTCGAGGATCGGGTTCCACCGGTCGGCGAAGTCCTGATAGCCGCGCTCGATCATCGCCGGTGGAACGGGCGGGAACATCGCCAGGGTGTGCCAGATCGACGAGCCGGTGAAGCCGACGACCGTGTCGACGCCCAGCTTCGCCGCCGCCCGGGCGGTGTCCTTGATCTCCTCGGCCGCCCGGCGGCGGACCCCCTCCGGCTCGCCGTCGCCCCAGATCCGGGCCGGCAGGATGTCCTGGTGCCGCTCGTCAATCGGGTGGTCGCAGACGGCCTGGCCGACGAGGTGGTTGGAGATGGCGAAGACCTGCAGGTTGTGCTTCGCCAGGGTCTCCCGCTTCCGGTCGACGTACGACTCGTCGGCGAGCGCCCTGTCGACCTCGAAGTGGTCGCCCCAGCAGGCGATCTCCAGCCCGTCGTAGCCCCACTCGGCGGCGAGCCGGCAGACCTCGTCGAACGGAAGGTCGGCCCACTGGCCGGTGAAGAGCGTGATGGGTCGCGCCATTGTCCTTCTCCCCTGTCGTGCGTGGTGGGGGATTCCGTGCTGCGGGACCGGGGCGAGGGCGACCGGGAGTGCGCGGCGAACCGTCGGGGGCACCGGCGGGCGCGTCCGCGCCTGAACCCAGCGGGTTGCGCCTCCCGCCGAATCACCAGCCACCCCACAGGGCCGCCGCCCTTACTCTATTCACCCCCGCCCCCCACACGGAAGCCCCACACCCCCACCCCCACCCGCCCCGCCCCCGGCCCGCCCCGCCCCACCCCGCCCCGCCCCGCCCCGCCCCGCCCCGCCCCGCCCCGCCCCGGCGATCTTGCACTTTCGGCCCTCATCTCGCGGCCTTTATCCGGATTGTCGGGGCACCAAGTGCAAGATCGCGGGTTTGGGGGGGCGCGGCCGGGGGCGGGGCGGGAGGCCGTCAGGTGAGGGCGGCGCGGATCGTGGTGACTATGTGGTGGGGGCGGCGGTAGAGGTCCTGGTCGGTGAAGTAGCGCATCCGCCAGCCGTTGGCGTCGAGCCAGTTCACCCGCTCGCGGTCGTGCCGCAGGCGTTCCCGGTCCAGGTGGGACAGCCCGTCGTACTCGATGCCGATCCTGCGCTCCCGGTAGCCCAGGTCGAGCCGGTACCGCGGAAGACCGGACGAGTCGTGCACCCACACCTGCGGCTCGGGTGGGGGCAGCTTGCCGTCGATCAGGACCAGCCGCAGCTGGCTCTCCTGGCGGCACTCCGCCCGGCCGTCCGCCAGTGGCACGAGGTCCCGCGCCTGC is part of the Micromonospora olivasterospora genome and encodes:
- a CDS encoding PQQ-dependent sugar dehydrogenase; this encodes MDRGACCHVAGDIAFDSKNNLWLVTGDDTPSGAGGSGGFSPHNDSVSDSGVYQAPFADARRSSANTNDLRGKILRITVRPDGSYTVPAGNMFPEAQDPGDRTRPEIHAMGFRNPFRITLDKNDVAYLTDYSPDSSTAAVGRGRPAPAG
- a CDS encoding sugar phosphate isomerase/epimerase family protein translates to MARPITLFTGQWADLPFDEVCRLAAEWGYDGLEIACWGDHFEVDRALADESYVDRKRETLAKHNLQVFAISNHLVGQAVCDHPIDERHQDILPARIWGDGEPEGVRRRAAEEIKDTARAAAKLGVDTVVGFTGSSIWHTLAMFPPVPPAMIERGYQDFADRWNPILDVFDEVGVRFAHEVHPSEIAYDYWTTKRTLEAIGHRPAFGLNWDPSHFVWQELDPVNFIFDFADRMYHVDCKDAKVRTGDGRRGRLSSHLPWADMRRGWDFVSTGHGDVPWEDCFRALNAIGYAGPISIEWEDAGMDRLVGAPEALQFVRRLAFDAPTAAFDAAFSSSRD